A section of the Spirosoma pollinicola genome encodes:
- a CDS encoding GumC family protein produces the protein MSENAYSYTPYQVYSTENEPNLRVILLRYLKHWKWFALSLTLAGAAGYVYLQYKTPIYKIQASLLIKDEKKGLDGESILKEMDILAPKKTVENEVEIIRSFTLMDKVVNRLDLDVQYFMPTATIDEEVYGNVPFRFIVERPTSELYEDKLLLTVIDKSHVRINDKVYPVNQSIHTPYGRLRVFAKKPLMASMEPMKIKVSPRTETVNGYLKLLTVETTSKASTVLQITLEEAVPAKGEAILAQLIDEYNQAALVDKNLLAASTLSFIEDRLSLISGELTTVEKDVEQYKTQQGITDLSTQAQSFLMTVQDNDTKLNQVNIQLSSLNDIEKYVDSKASSRGTTPATLSLSDPVLVGLVTKVSELELQHDVLARTTSEKNPLLQTLDGQIKATKESISENIQSIKQQLNSTKGQLSTTNRKLESMVRTVPHKERALMNITRQQAIKNNLYTYLLQKREETALSYASALPDSRTVDLPRHEADPIKPVKALTFLLFGIVGLLMPIGVLASGDMLNNRVRRRSDVEDASQVPILGEVVKSDGKKALVVVSKSRSVIAEQIRALRTNLQFLRSNPTGSQIILFTSSISGEGKSFMSMNLGASLALVDRPTVILEMDLRKPKLHMSLGMRNSVGISNYLIGEATLDDVLQPIEGFPNYFLIPCGPLPPNPSELLNGPYLAQLFDELKARFAYIIVDSPPIGLVTDAQVIAPFADATLYMVRHDITPKTHLKMVDTLYKEHRFNNLNVILNAVDDGESYYYSYSYGEYYEEDKSARKSRKALS, from the coding sequence AAACGCCTATCTATAAAATTCAGGCCAGTTTACTCATCAAGGACGAGAAAAAAGGCCTTGACGGAGAAAGCATCCTGAAGGAAATGGATATTCTGGCTCCGAAGAAAACGGTTGAAAATGAAGTTGAGATCATACGTTCGTTTACCCTTATGGATAAGGTGGTAAATCGTCTTGATCTTGATGTGCAATATTTTATGCCGACGGCTACTATCGACGAAGAAGTTTATGGTAATGTACCATTCCGTTTCATCGTGGAGCGTCCAACGTCGGAGCTGTATGAAGATAAGCTTTTGCTTACCGTGATCGACAAGAGTCATGTCCGTATCAATGACAAGGTTTATCCGGTTAACCAGTCTATTCATACGCCCTATGGCCGGCTGCGCGTGTTTGCCAAAAAACCGCTGATGGCGTCAATGGAGCCAATGAAAATTAAAGTATCGCCCCGCACGGAAACGGTAAATGGTTATTTAAAACTGCTGACCGTAGAAACTACCAGCAAAGCATCGACGGTGTTGCAGATAACCCTCGAAGAAGCCGTACCGGCTAAAGGTGAAGCGATACTGGCCCAGCTCATTGATGAATATAACCAGGCGGCTCTTGTCGATAAAAATTTATTGGCGGCCAGTACACTGAGTTTCATTGAGGACCGTCTAAGCTTAATATCGGGTGAGCTGACTACTGTTGAAAAAGATGTTGAGCAATACAAAACGCAACAGGGTATCACCGACCTGAGCACGCAGGCACAATCGTTTCTGATGACAGTGCAGGACAATGATACCAAACTCAATCAGGTAAATATTCAACTGAGTTCACTGAACGATATTGAAAAATACGTTGACAGTAAAGCATCCAGCCGGGGCACTACGCCTGCTACGCTGAGCCTGAGTGATCCTGTTCTGGTTGGCCTGGTAACAAAGGTATCTGAGCTTGAACTTCAGCATGATGTGCTGGCGCGTACGACGTCAGAGAAAAATCCGCTGCTTCAAACCCTTGATGGCCAGATAAAAGCTACGAAGGAAAGCATCTCGGAAAATATCCAGTCCATTAAGCAACAGCTCAACAGCACAAAGGGCCAGCTTTCAACAACAAATCGGAAGCTCGAAAGCATGGTGCGCACTGTGCCTCACAAAGAGCGGGCGTTGATGAACATTACACGCCAGCAGGCCATCAAAAATAACCTGTATACGTACCTGCTGCAAAAACGTGAAGAGACCGCTCTGTCCTATGCCTCTGCATTGCCCGATAGCCGTACGGTTGATCTGCCACGTCACGAAGCGGATCCTATAAAACCTGTAAAAGCACTTACGTTCCTGCTGTTTGGCATTGTTGGTTTACTGATGCCAATTGGTGTGCTGGCTTCCGGCGATATGCTGAACAACCGGGTTCGTCGCCGTTCGGATGTGGAAGATGCTTCGCAAGTCCCCATCCTGGGTGAAGTCGTTAAATCTGATGGCAAGAAGGCACTCGTGGTTGTCTCTAAAAGCCGCTCGGTTATTGCCGAACAGATACGGGCCCTGCGGACAAATCTGCAATTCCTGCGCAGTAACCCAACGGGTAGTCAAATTATCCTGTTCACGTCCAGCATTAGTGGTGAGGGCAAGTCGTTTATGTCGATGAACCTGGGTGCCAGTCTGGCCCTGGTAGATCGTCCAACGGTTATTCTGGAGATGGACTTGCGGAAACCGAAGCTGCATATGTCGTTAGGTATGCGCAACTCGGTAGGGATCAGTAATTACCTGATTGGCGAAGCCACCCTCGACGACGTGCTGCAACCGATTGAAGGATTCCCGAACTACTTTCTGATTCCCTGTGGTCCGCTGCCGCCAAACCCTTCAGAATTACTCAACGGCCCTTATCTGGCCCAGTTATTTGACGAATTGAAGGCCCGTTTTGCCTACATCATTGTCGATTCACCCCCAATTGGCCTGGTAACGGATGCTCAGGTAATTGCGCCTTTTGCCGATGCAACGCTTTACATGGTTCGACATGATATTACGCCGAAGACTCACCTCAAAATGGTCGATACACTGTATAAAGAGCACCGATTCAATAACCTGAACGTCATTTTGAATGCCGTTGATGATGGTGAGTCCTATTACTACAGTTACAGTTACGGTGAATACTACGAAGAAGATAAGTCGGCCCGGAAATCCCGGAAGGCCTTATCCTAG
- a CDS encoding glycosyltransferase produces the protein MKCSIIIRAFNEEKHIGKLLDGIACRESQHTVEIILVDSGSTDNTVQIAEEKGAKVVRIRPDQFSFGRALNLGCQRATGDILLFASAHVYPVYTNWIDRMLAPFDDAKVGLTYGRQIGNHLSKFSEQQLFAKWFPAVSNYDQPIPFCNNANTAIRRSLWEQMSYDESLTGLEDLHWAGTIQQQGYKIAYDADAVIVHVHEETPRKIYNRYYREAIAFKRLKPHARFNAWNFVYLSATNILSDYIAAAHEGTFLTNVFDIPVFRVLQFWGTYQGYRFIGTLDRTLRERFYYPNEFFRRERADQSVQTLMKQIAYD, from the coding sequence ATGAAATGTAGTATCATTATTCGCGCATTTAACGAAGAAAAACATATTGGTAAACTACTGGACGGTATCGCCTGCCGGGAGAGTCAACATACTGTAGAAATTATACTGGTAGATTCAGGGTCAACAGATAATACCGTTCAGATTGCCGAGGAAAAAGGCGCTAAAGTTGTTCGAATTCGTCCGGATCAGTTTTCATTCGGGCGGGCGCTGAACTTGGGTTGCCAGCGTGCTACCGGCGATATTCTGCTTTTTGCCAGTGCACACGTATATCCGGTTTATACCAACTGGATTGATCGGATGCTGGCCCCTTTCGACGATGCCAAAGTAGGTTTGACCTACGGTCGGCAGATTGGCAATCACCTGAGCAAATTCTCCGAACAGCAGCTATTTGCCAAATGGTTTCCGGCTGTTTCCAACTACGACCAGCCGATTCCATTTTGTAACAACGCGAACACGGCTATCCGTCGCTCACTCTGGGAACAGATGTCGTATGACGAGTCCCTGACCGGACTTGAAGATTTGCACTGGGCCGGTACCATTCAACAGCAAGGCTACAAAATTGCTTATGATGCCGATGCTGTCATTGTACACGTGCACGAAGAAACACCCCGCAAAATTTACAACCGATATTATCGGGAAGCCATTGCGTTTAAACGGCTTAAACCGCACGCTCGGTTCAACGCCTGGAATTTCGTCTATCTGTCGGCTACCAACATTCTGAGCGACTACATCGCTGCCGCACATGAGGGTACGTTTCTGACCAATGTTTTTGACATACCTGTTTTTCGGGTACTCCAGTTTTGGGGCACTTACCAAGGGTATCGCTTTATCGGTACGCTTGACCGCACATTGCGGGAGCGGTTCTATTATCCGAACGAGTTTTTCCGGCGCGAGCGAGCGGACCAATCGGTTCAGACACTCATGAAACAAATTGCGTACGACTAG
- a CDS encoding acylneuraminate cytidylyltransferase family protein codes for MSYSVAAIVPMRHSSERVPGKNYRDFAGKPLFHRIIDTLLECPSITQVVIDTDSPTVIEQAEIYYPSVTILERPQHLRDGSIPMNNVLLNTCEQVPADFYLQTHSTNPLLSAETVEKGVKQFLNQYPVYDTLFGVTRMQTRLWDPLARAINHNSNILLRTQDLPPVYMENSCMYIFKKETLLQKGNRIGDRPFMYEIAEIEAQDIDVELNFKVAEFLFTELYPEMAL; via the coding sequence ATGTCTTACTCAGTTGCTGCTATTGTTCCTATGCGTCATTCCAGCGAACGCGTTCCTGGAAAAAACTACCGTGACTTTGCCGGTAAGCCTCTTTTTCATCGCATCATTGATACCTTACTGGAATGCCCGTCAATTACTCAGGTTGTTATTGACACCGACAGCCCCACCGTTATCGAACAGGCTGAGATTTATTACCCATCCGTAACGATTCTGGAACGCCCGCAACACCTGCGCGACGGGTCTATCCCGATGAACAATGTGCTGCTCAATACCTGCGAACAGGTTCCTGCCGATTTTTACTTACAGACCCACAGCACAAATCCGCTCCTCTCTGCCGAAACTGTTGAGAAAGGCGTAAAGCAATTTCTGAATCAATATCCTGTATACGATACCCTGTTTGGCGTGACACGTATGCAGACACGTTTATGGGATCCGTTAGCGCGGGCCATCAACCATAACTCCAATATTCTGCTCCGTACGCAGGATTTACCTCCCGTTTATATGGAGAATTCCTGCATGTATATTTTCAAAAAAGAAACACTGCTTCAGAAAGGCAATCGGATTGGCGACCGGCCTTTCATGTACGAAATCGCTGAAATCGAAGCGCAGGACATTGACGTTGAACTGAACTTTAAAGTAGCTGAATTCCTCTTTACCGAACTTTATCCTGAAATGGCCCTATGA
- a CDS encoding sugar transferase, with product MLSNASFSDTSPYIDSEAEVFTASATETGIVLKRIFDISFSLLVSLFVLSWLLPILGLAIRFNSPGPMLFVQLRTGRNGRQFRCFKLRTMISRPEAEFRQAARNDSRITKLGQLLRRTNLDELPQFLNVLLGDMSIVGPRPHPIPLDAQHWYSLPNYPERYAVKPGITGLAQVRGCRGETDTLQKMEHRVRLDRWYIANRSLLLDIKICWWTVMSTVKGDKKAW from the coding sequence ATGCTTAGTAATGCCTCTTTCTCCGACACCAGCCCGTATATAGATAGTGAGGCCGAGGTTTTTACAGCCTCGGCCACCGAAACGGGAATCGTACTTAAACGAATATTTGACATCAGTTTCTCCTTATTGGTCAGCCTTTTTGTTCTCTCCTGGCTACTGCCAATTCTTGGACTTGCCATTCGGTTCAATTCACCTGGGCCTATGTTGTTTGTTCAACTGCGCACTGGCCGCAACGGTCGCCAGTTCCGGTGTTTCAAGCTCAGAACGATGATCAGCCGACCCGAAGCGGAGTTTCGGCAGGCGGCTAGAAACGACTCACGAATCACGAAGCTGGGGCAGCTGTTGCGCAGAACCAATTTAGATGAGCTGCCCCAATTTCTGAATGTTCTCCTGGGCGATATGAGTATCGTAGGTCCACGGCCGCACCCCATTCCACTGGATGCTCAACACTGGTATTCGCTTCCTAATTATCCGGAGCGATACGCTGTGAAACCCGGAATAACGGGACTGGCGCAGGTGCGGGGATGCCGGGGAGAAACCGATACGCTTCAGAAAATGGAACACCGGGTTCGTCTGGACCGCTGGTACATCGCTAACCGGTCTTTGCTATTGGATATAAAGATTTGCTGGTGGACAGTAATGAGTACAGTCAAGGGAGATAAAAAAGCCTGGTAA